Proteins encoded in a region of the Mycolicibacterium duvalii genome:
- a CDS encoding SRPBCC family protein produces MAVRASSETVIEAPPAAIMAALADVEGVASRSALHKDAEVLDRHPDGRPHHVKTTVKIMGVTDKEILEYHWGDTWMVWDADSTLQQRGQHGEYNLTPVGVDRTRVRFDLILDLAAPVPAFLVKRARRMVLDVALEDLRQRVLSGTAH; encoded by the coding sequence ATGGCGGTCCGCGCGAGCAGTGAGACGGTGATCGAAGCGCCGCCCGCGGCGATCATGGCGGCGCTCGCCGACGTGGAGGGTGTCGCCTCCCGGTCGGCGTTGCACAAGGACGCCGAAGTCCTCGACCGGCACCCCGACGGCAGGCCCCACCACGTCAAGACGACCGTCAAGATCATGGGGGTCACCGACAAGGAGATCCTCGAGTACCACTGGGGCGACACCTGGATGGTCTGGGACGCCGACAGCACCCTGCAGCAACGGGGCCAGCACGGTGAGTACAACCTGACGCCGGTTGGAGTGGACCGTACGCGGGTCCGGTTCGACCTGATCCTCGACCTCGCCGCGCCGGTCCCCGCTTTTCTGGTCAAGCGCGCCCGCCGGATGGTCCTCGACGTGGCACTCGAGGACCTCCGCCAACGTGTGTTGAGCGGCACCGCGCACTAA